From the genome of Elusimicrobiaceae bacterium:
GGCCGCCGCGCCGTAGGAAGCCGCAGGTCCCGCCGCAAGCCGGGGAATTTAATTTAACTGCACAAAACTATTTACCGCCGAAATAATCCTGTATGGCGGACTGGATTCTCAGGGCGGTTTTCTCCGCCGCCGATTCCACCGACCGGGCGGACGCCGTGTCCAGATCCGTCGCCGCCTGTTTATCCGCCACATCAAACTGCAGAAACACTTTTCCGGTCGCCGCTTCCGCCAGAGCTACGGTAACCGTATTCTGCGCCCATTTCCACGGGCCGGCATCGTCTTTCCTCAGCTGGCCCGACACAACCGACGCGGAAACCAGTATATCCTGATCCGCGCCCGGCTCGCCCGCTTTGGCGGTAAAACCCATCGAATTCAAAGCCTTGATAATGCCGGTTTCGATCTGCTGCCCGCTCGCGCCTTTGACCGTTACCGTTATATTCAGATCCGCAATCGCTTTCTTATAGGCCGCCAGCTGCTCGTTCGCGCTGTCGGACACGGTTGCGCCGGACCCGGCGATTATCCGCAAATCAGCGTTCAGCCCGTCACGCGTTTTAAGCAGCGCCAGCACATTGGCCGCGGCTTTGGCTTTAGCGAATTTTTCCTTCGCCGAATCAAAAGAACTTTC
Proteins encoded in this window:
- a CDS encoding LPP20 family lipoprotein; translated protein: MKKLLLFAVALAVVAGCAGSKTVVAGGSKRPDWVSGDSVRYPRETYMLGVGLGDDAASASDRARGQIAQIFSALVSVTSEISASESTRLSGGSTQTDSAQDAAESVRTSSQKVLEGVEIVQNWQDPQTRQFYALAALDRAKAASSFRQKLSELDMELAGWESSFDSAKEKFAKAKAAANVLALLKTRDGLNADLRIIAGSGATVSDSANEQLAAYKKAIADLNITVTVKGASGQQIETGIIKALNSMGFTAKAGEPGADQDILVSASVVSGQLRKDDAGPWKWAQNTVTVALAEAATGKVFLQFDVADKQAATDLDTASARSVESAAEKTALRIQSAIQDYFGGK